From a single Novipirellula galeiformis genomic region:
- a CDS encoding TCR/Tet family MFS transporter — translation MSDLNNDFPDPDTPSPSLPRQKRKAAIAFILLTLFIDILGIGIVIPVLPELIQELIGADESGASFYVGVIGAMYALMQFLFAPILGALSDRFGRRPILLVSLFGLGIDFLIQGFAPNIWWLLIGRLLAGVMGASITTANAYIADVSTDENRARNFGLVGMMFGLGFTIGPALGGMLGAYNLRWPFFLAAGLALLNWMYGYFVLPESLPKENRSEFQLSSGNPFRTLRQLKVYPFVVGLTVVFLCKSLAQRGLESVWVLYTGYRFDWDAAANGKALGLVGIMAIIVQGGLVRPIIKRYGERNAVLFGTLVSAIAFAGYGLADQAWMIPCVIVFGSLGGLAGPAIQSLITGAVSESDQGKVQGALTSLVSLTNVIAPLFFTAGLFKYFTSDHAPAAIPGAPFLAGAVLITISLVVAIQVFYRFPREETVERDSVEAESNYDAT, via the coding sequence TTGAGCGACTTGAATAACGATTTCCCGGATCCGGACACGCCTTCGCCCTCCCTGCCGCGCCAAAAGCGCAAGGCGGCGATCGCGTTCATTCTGCTGACGCTGTTTATCGACATCCTTGGCATCGGGATCGTGATCCCCGTTCTGCCCGAGTTGATTCAAGAGTTGATTGGAGCAGATGAATCAGGCGCCAGTTTTTATGTAGGCGTGATCGGCGCGATGTACGCGCTGATGCAATTCCTCTTCGCGCCGATCCTCGGTGCGCTCTCGGATCGCTTTGGACGTCGGCCGATTTTATTGGTTTCGCTGTTTGGGCTGGGCATCGATTTTCTGATCCAAGGTTTTGCCCCTAATATTTGGTGGCTGCTCATCGGTCGCCTCCTTGCCGGCGTGATGGGGGCGAGCATCACAACGGCCAATGCCTACATTGCCGACGTCTCGACCGATGAAAACCGAGCGCGGAACTTTGGCTTGGTCGGGATGATGTTCGGGCTTGGGTTTACGATCGGGCCAGCGCTCGGCGGGATGCTGGGAGCCTACAACTTGCGCTGGCCGTTTTTCTTGGCGGCCGGCTTGGCGCTGCTGAATTGGATGTACGGTTACTTTGTGTTGCCGGAATCCTTGCCCAAGGAAAACCGCAGCGAGTTTCAACTCTCCAGCGGCAACCCGTTCCGCACGCTAAGGCAATTGAAGGTTTATCCGTTTGTCGTCGGATTGACGGTCGTGTTTCTTTGCAAATCGCTCGCCCAACGAGGACTCGAAAGCGTCTGGGTTCTGTACACCGGGTATCGGTTTGATTGGGACGCGGCTGCGAACGGCAAGGCGTTGGGGTTGGTCGGAATCATGGCGATCATTGTCCAGGGCGGGTTGGTACGCCCGATCATTAAACGCTACGGAGAACGCAACGCCGTGCTGTTTGGAACGCTCGTCTCGGCAATCGCATTCGCGGGCTATGGCTTGGCGGATCAAGCGTGGATGATTCCCTGTGTGATCGTATTCGGATCGCTCGGAGGCTTGGCAGGGCCTGCGATTCAAAGCTTGATTACCGGCGCGGTCAGCGAGTCGGATCAGGGCAAGGTCCAAGGGGCACTCACCTCGTTGGTCAGTTTAACGAACGTCATCGCTCCTCTCTTTTTTACCGCTGGATTGTTCAAGTATTTCACCAGCGATCACGCACCAGCGGCCATCCCTGGAGCTCCCTTTTTAGCCGGAGCGGTGCTGATCACGATTTCGTTGGTCGTGGCAATCCAAGTCTTTTATCGATTCCCACGAGAGGAAACCGTGGAGCGGGATTCCGTTGAGGCGGAGTCGAATTACGACGCCACTTGA
- a CDS encoding hydroxypyruvate isomerase family protein has product MPNHLKPSVCIDAVFENVPLGDAVKSVADAGIKAFEFWCWWEKDLDELRKWRDAEGMAISACCTKFISLVDPAQRSDYLAGLEASIAAAKQLDCPVLISQVGDAREGISRQQQHQSLIDGLREAAPMLESSGVTLVIEPLNELVDHAGYYLIRSEEAFEIIDAVNSPRVKVVFDIYHQQISEGHVIHNLVQNIDKIGHFHAAGNPGRHELTTGELNYEQIFAAIRATEYDGYVGLEYWPQHDPPTGLRQVARWFSATS; this is encoded by the coding sequence ATGCCCAACCACCTGAAACCCTCCGTTTGCATTGATGCCGTGTTCGAGAACGTGCCCTTGGGCGACGCGGTGAAGTCGGTGGCGGATGCAGGAATCAAGGCATTCGAATTTTGGTGTTGGTGGGAGAAAGATCTCGACGAACTAAGAAAGTGGCGTGATGCCGAGGGGATGGCGATTTCGGCCTGCTGCACGAAGTTCATTTCGCTGGTGGACCCTGCACAGCGCAGCGATTATTTGGCCGGACTCGAAGCATCCATCGCCGCCGCCAAGCAGCTTGATTGCCCCGTTTTGATTTCGCAGGTTGGTGACGCTCGCGAAGGCATCTCGCGTCAGCAGCAACACCAATCGCTGATCGATGGATTGCGTGAAGCGGCACCGATGCTCGAATCGTCCGGCGTGACGCTGGTGATCGAACCGTTAAACGAATTAGTCGATCACGCAGGCTACTATTTAATCCGTAGCGAGGAAGCCTTTGAAATCATCGATGCCGTGAATAGCCCCCGGGTGAAAGTGGTATTTGACATCTACCACCAACAGATCAGCGAAGGGCATGTCATTCACAACCTTGTGCAAAACATCGACAAGATTGGACATTTTCACGCTGCGGGAAACCCCGGCCGTCACGAGTTAACGACGGGGGAATTGAACTACGAGCAAATTTTTGCCGCCATTCGTGCGACCGAGTACGACGGCTACGTGGGACTAGAATATTGGCCACAGCACGATCCCCCAACGGGACTGCGGCAAGTCGCTCGCTGGTTTTCGGCTACTTCGTAA